GATCGCCGGTGTTTTGGCTTCCCTCCACCGTCCGGTAAACTCTTCCCTCCTCCTATTCCTTTTCGTTTCTTCCCTTTCTCCCCTCGTTCTTTCCCTCCTCCTTAACTGTGATGTTTGTTTGCCGCACAACACCACCGCTTGCAGCCAACCTCCACCGAGTACCGCCATCCATACTCCACCGGCGACGCTTCCTTCAACCGCCGTCGTCCCTGCAGACAGCCGCCAAGCCGGTTCTCTTTCTCTCCTTCCTCTTCGTGTTCCTTCGTGCATTGCTTCCCCTTCCCACGTTGCTGCATACGTACTGACTTCCAGCCACCACCACCAGCGCGTGCCTCCAGCCGCCGATGACGCTGCTGCGGCGCCGCCCTGCCACCGACCAGCATTCCTCCTTCTctctcttttggttatttctttaaaaccctaaacttttgatttttttttagttatttaattaatgtttttcatgatttaaatttatggttttaattatgTAAATATAGAAATCAGATTATCTGTTTTGCATaatgaaatttattaattttcagactatataattaatttaaaataagaattttaattattaaagcatgaattttcaaggtttttatgattgtaaatcatggtaggttgagtataaattattaaatttgttgttttgagatactaggaacgtagattgaccttggtgaagcttttaaatgaatttatattgctgaaaatttaaagtacgatgtttgcaaaaaagttttcaacgaatttcaatcactaattcaataattatgatgctagggaatcaaatgtttaagttttgatattggggaaggttctaaatatgtttaggatgtagttagaatgtgctattatagctgtgaacgattagaagttgatttggaatccttgttggttgtttttaggtggagaattctctgtaggcgacttttgaattattaaagtggtcttgcagttatttacacaaggtacgtacatacctgtgtgcttggaatgtgtgttatctgtTGAAACCAAGTTGAAAGTTGTTGATGgacttgattatgttggaatttcatgtttaatattgttggatggacatgttgaacatatatatttcgttatgaggattataacatgttagtagatgattgatgcaaacatgtttgattgggaacactagattactttatatatattgattcagattgattgattgttgttcccttttagtttttcactactttatgagggccgaggaccttatttagtaagttgaaaccttatacccatatagaggggttgatcagtattaaaggaaaggttggatttaattggaatgagccttgtttgatacctttgtgatcacttacttaattccaagataaaaacagttgtgaataaatgtggattgtatgccttatatgattgttgagtcataacagatattcaatttgtaaatcatgtaaagtgaaactgagtagcaatagctttagactgtgcacgtctaaagtgacggacaaacaggagttggggttcatggtggtagcccatggcctttaattcggaccggattgatcaccgtgtcctatttttattcaaacgtttctcgatatcgcaggtcactgaggttacggagtcgcgcccgtacctcgtcttccttagtgaagcctctagctaggaaaCTCGGttcattgtctatttcaactaaaataatattattgttataagtctagcctagccTAGTCAAGTatagtcgtcaaattatcatgtttgtctgcccttatttatgttcattagtatcatgttaggatggttcgtttaatagtatcatgttaggattattattgttttagtatgtagtactcagctttgctgattacgtgctttgtttgtgcgtgttgatcatggctatgccttattgatcctgtgatgacccaactttggtgagcaatctctaaggatcaataagcgttgcccatctacaggtttgaagatgatgcatcattgggatcgggattagagagcttgtagttatatttgttttattaagtgatttggtttgttaacttagatttgaaagttgtcgtactattcgtatttccttatttccgttaattggttttggacttaatatgtaatcgattatttatgaacctaaaagttagttttatgttttccgctgcaaaattctgaataagccgtacgttttcacacgggcgataatgccttgataattctctatagttatatttataaaagggttgttttagaaaaagggaattgtcggggtgttacatttaTGGTATAGGTAAACTTAATCTATGTACTTCTTCGTcaactaatatatatatatataaatcttGAAGTCTCTGATGTTGTTGAGTTGAAAGCTATATTAAGGTATGCAGATAGTATTATTTTGGATGTATAAAAGTTTGCTTTCAAATCAAATAATCTTGACCCATGTCCTTCGTCGTTGTTGCAGTGAAAAGTTAGAGAATACTACTATTGGGAAGCTTGACATACAACATACCACCATGAATGCAGAAGATATTATTTCAAAGAAAATTCATATTTCAACTCTTATTTATCATGTTCAAAAAACCGTTGAAAATGTAAGATTAAATGCACTATAATATATCAATAATTCGAAAAGTTACATAAATAGGCTTAAATAACCCGATCACTAATTAATTAGCCTTCTTTATATATAAGATCTATAAGCAGTATTTCGtatacataattaattaattatttattctaatttctTGAGTGTAAGATCGATGTAAAATTGGCACATGAGATATGTTCAGATGAGTAATTACTATTATGCTGCAAATGTGATATTCCATATACAATTTCATATACAATTTCAAATCGCTGGGATGAATCAGGAAGAAAATAGAACTCTTACGTTAACTACTCTCTTTACATTTTGTTGCCATTTTGCATGTGGACCCAACTTCATATATTAACtaaatcttaattattaatttttggcATATACATGACTTAATCTTCTATTGCAAGGCTAAAGTGATTGAAATTTTCGGTGAAAATAGTTGGTATTATATCTCATGTCCAGGGTGTAAAAGACGCATAACACCAAGAAAAACAGATTTCTGGTGCATATCTTGTGAGAAACAAACCGAAAGGCCAATTCCATGGTTCGTATCATTTAAATTCAATGTTCTCAACAAGTAATTATCATATACTCCTTTTTTTACaaacatttatattttttttcttaggtACCATTTGGAGTTTGGTGTTCTTGATCATAGTGGATCTAGAATATTTGTGATTTTTGATGAAGAAGCTAAGAAACTTATTGGACAAGATGCAAGTACTCTTTTTGAGGCACATATTTATGAAAAGGTTTTTCAAATAGAtccttttttgttttcttcttaACAATGTCTTTCAAATGCTTTTATAACTTAGCACTAATTAATCTTTGCAGGCTACTAGCACCAATGATGGTAGCGACAACGATGATGCAGAAATTCCGAAAATCATTGAAAATAATATAGGGAGAGAATTGATATTCAAAGTTAAAATCACTGCTTATAACCGTAAAATAAAAAGACAAATTTGTACTGTGATAAAAATTATCGATCCAACTTTAATTGAGGTAATTATTAAATGTTCAATAGTTTgtaatcatttaatattttcaaataaaaaatatatttaaatacatGTGCCTGTTTTATTTTGACCATTAATGGGATTTTATCACCTAAAATCACTATATTACTTGAAGGACAATGATAAGGCAACAAAGGACAAGGAAATGGAAGACAATTAACCTTTCTAAGGATGATAGTGCTTATAAGGGGGATACCAATGATTCGTCCAACAACGCATCAAAAAAGTCAAAGGTATATAATATTCACAAAGATTTCTTACTTATTAATAAatacttataaatatatttatactTTTACTCATTCATCCTTAAATTAAGAATCAATGTATTAATCTTTTGGTTTTACCCTTTGTATATATGCAACAAAGGACGAGAAAGTTGTAGACAACAAAAAACGTCCTCATGATGAAAGTGATACTAAGGAAGATAACAATGATTCCCCAATGATACAATAAAAAAAGGCAAAGGTAAACAATATTAACAAACATTCGTCAATTTTTATTAatagttatttaaattaaaaatcaatgtACTAATCTATATGTTCCACCATTTATATATGCAGGCTTAACTCCATGACAAGGGGTTCTCTCAAATCTCCAGACTTCGATAGGTATACCAGCGGGCTCTACGCAAGAGTCATTTCTTCTCCTAAaatgaacttaacttaactaaactaaaatgaattgaactgaacCGAAAAATAAGccataaaatcaaaattaagcCAGAAAAAAGGGGTCTGAGTCCTTTCTCCTTTCGAACATTTTAACTACCAACAACTCCAAAAGaagtaattaaaacatttaattggAGAATGAGAACTTAAATATGACTTTTCTTTTGTCTCAATGAaaaaaaagtagataattgaattgtttatttttttatgaataGGGGTAAATATTCTAATTGTTTGATATACAAAGAATGAGTGATTTAGTTGAGaagaaattgaatttaattattcCATTAACAACAATATATAtacaagaaaaacaagaaaagttaATGGAAAGtttggttaaaaaaaaaaaaagtaatgagAAATTAGAATCAATGGAATATGGAAGATGTGATAATTTGCGTTCGCTTGCTGGAATTGAAAGAATTGCAAGAAACAATAAGCAATTAGCAGAAGAATTTGGAGTGAGTTGAGTGTTTAATTTGACGGTTGGAAAGAGGAggaaaaaatgattttttttttaaataactagCCTCCTAATTTTCTGACCCTAAAAAATTCCGGGGCTTGTGCAAAAGATCAGGATGCACAAAACCTTAGTTGGACCTGATTACACAGGACCCTATTTCTAAATTAGTGCCAGTCTAAAACGAAGTATTATGAATTGAGTATTTAAGCATATTTACTACGAACTTTTCAAGCTTAACCTCCCATCCAACGCCAATGGGCAATATAACTAATACAAGAATAAATGGATATGTAATTTAAATTCGACACAATTATAAAGTTCTTGAATCCCCATTATACAAGTTTGTAATAATGTTTTAACTAATTTATCCCGTACATTATCCCGTACATTAACACGGACACATTCCGATTGCGATAAAAGATAAGAGCCGTCGATCTAACACTCCCATTCTCATATACTGAAAAGTTTCCCTCCCATATGCTGAAAATTTCCCTCTCACTTTACCCGCCCAACTCCTCCCAAAATTTGGCAAGTGTATAAGTACGCACTCCTCCGTAAAAACCCCCATTTCTAGTCTTAAAACCCTCCAATACCACCACCATTTCCTGGTCGTATCACCACAGTTACTCGGCGGTGTCGCTGCCATTGTGGATTTTCAATTTGGGAACTTCCGATCACCTCTCCTTCTCCGCCGCTGCTACTATCCGCGTTGAGGACCGGTATAGCTTCTTTTACTCATCTATTTTCCTCATTTATCTATTTTGTATCCATTTTTTTCGGAAAAATTTGTATTGGTTTGTTTTTTTCGGAAGAATTTCTGTTGATTTGTTTTTTCCTCACATTGGATCTAAAAAGTGTTTAATTACATTATTTTTGCCTGATATGATGTTGTTGTTAAATGTATTCTGTTGGGTTTTTGTTGGCTTTGTTTTGGTGTCATTTTATGTCTAATTAGTCTACACCCAGTTCATAATTGTACATTTGTACTTGATTATCGCCTAATTAGTCCACAAATTAGAAGGTGTATCCGGTTGCATGTAGCTCTACCTGCAACTAGGTTAAAAAGCGCATTTTTACGGTTTAAAAAcacattttttttcaatttaaaaacaCAATTTTGCAGTTACAAACACAATTTTACaatttaaaagcacatttttacgGTTTTAAAACATATACATTTTTtcaatgttctttttatttcatTGATTGTGTTGTACTTAATATGTGCTTTTAAAAcggattgttttttttttttttttgttgtaaaaatgtgcttttaatcGTTAAATGTTTgcttttaaacaaaaaaaaaatgttcttttagaggattaaaaatacaaaatgaCCCGGTTGCATGTAGACTTGTAGAGCCACATGCAACCGGGTGTATCTTCTACTAATTGATAGTACCTAGTTCATAATTGTACTTGAAAATCATATTATCATTTTGGCCCAAGGCGGGTGCTCCACTTGCCTTGGCCGAGGGATGGGCATGGTGCGAGGGTGTTTATTAATTCGGTTCCATGAGTGTGTTTATGTGTAGTGAGTTTTACATCTTTGATTGTAATGAGTTCTGGTTTTATGGATATCATGTTGCAACGAGCTTTAGCGTggattctatttaaataaataaaaaaaaagatgaaaatATGGTTATTTGTAAATTATGATTGTCAAATACAGAGTAACATACAAGATGAAGAATTTGATTTTACTTCAAGTTGTCAATTGAACGACGGACTTTGCTTTTGTAACTGGTCTGTTTGATATTGTATTTACACCCCCGTTTACGAATTTCTGCATCTGTCACTGTGTTCTTTTCTTTATTCTcataatttaaatgttaataaaccTGGTAGTATCTGATAAGTTATGACAAATCATGCATGTAACTAACGAAAGACTAAGATATCGAAGCCAATGGCTAAGCAACCTTGTCAATTTTTAGAGAAGGAACACTTCTTCCTTTGTTCATTTTGGGAGTGTTATATgtaacttcaaaaaaaaaaaaagaattattaTCTGTAATACGCCTCTCCATCAATGTCTTGGATCCTTCCCTTTGTGCCATTACCTCACTTGCCACCGCTTTACTATTTTAGGTTTGTCTATTCAATCTATTGGAGCATGATATATTAATATTAAGGATGCATTAATTAAACTACATGGATTGATGGATATATAAAAAGGGATTGTACTATCATGCTTTCACAGATGCCTTCTTCATGCTTGTAGTATTTGTAGTTTTGAGAATGTGCTTGGTTTCATAATTGTCAAAGATAGTATGGTGTCAGCCTGTCAGGATACTTATGACATATCAATTGAAAAGTTCCTTTTTAGGTAGTCGCTCATCAATTGGTGTGCGTTAGTTGTGATTTGGTTTCTTTATATTTTCAGGAATGGGGACGAAAAATAATGAAAGTGTTGGAGATGTGGCTCTTGATGATTCTAAAGAAAATGAGCCTAGTATTAAAACCTCAAAAGGAAAGCAGAAAAAGAGAGATAGAAATGAGCCCAATGGGGAAAATGCATTGGCTTCCCGGAGAATGCCAAAGCGTGTTGCAGCATGTTCGGACTTTAAGGAAAAAAATCTTCGATTATCAGATAAAGATCACCTTGTGGATAGAAAAAGGGAGCCTGTTGTTGACAATGAGATAGCTGCTATTGGCTTGACCACAGGCCAtgatgatcccagacccaatcGCCGCCTCATAGACTTCATTTTTCACGATGAAGATGGGAAAGCACAACCGGTGGAGATTCTGGAAGTTACTGACCTGTTTATAACAGGTGTGATCTTGCCACTAGAGCCTAGTGGTGACCCGAGTAAAGACAAGGGAGTAAGATGTGAGGGCTTTGGTCGGATTGAAACATGGGATATCTCTGGCTATGAAGATGGTGAGCCAACCATTTGGATATCCACAGAGATAGGTGATTATGATTGTGGGAAGCCAGCTGCCACCTACAGGAAAATATATGGACTTTTCTATGAGAAGGCACGTGCATGCATTGAAATCTACAAGAAAATGTCAAGGCCTCTAGGGGGTAACCCGGATATAACTCTTGATGAATTGATTGCTTCACTAGTTCGCTCAATGAGTGGTAGTAAAAACTTCCCACCGGGTGCATCCATCAAAGAGTTCATTGTTTCACGGGGTGAGTTTATTTACAACCAGCTAATCGGATTGGACATTACATCCAACAAGAAAGATCAGAAGTTTTCTGATCTGCCTGTGCTTGTCACCCTTCGTGATGAGTGTAAAAAGAATATGGCATATGCACAAGAAACCGTTGTTCCCCTGAGCCTGGCTACTGGTGGGAGTCTGAAAATTGGGGATgtagaaaagaaaaatgagcCTGAAAAGCTTGAGGCTGAAGAAGATGAGGATGCAAAATTGGCCAGATTGTTACAGGAGGAAGAAGAATGGAAATCTATGAATCAAAGAAAGGGAAGACGCCAAGCTGCTTCAAACAAGTACtatattaaaattaatgaagATGAGATTGCTTTTGACTACCCACTCCCTGATTACTACAAGCCTAACAATGAAGAAACTGATGAGTTCATCATCTTTGACAATGACATGGATGTCACTAATCCAGATGAACTACCCAGAAGCATGCTTCATAATTGGTCGCTTTATAACTCTGACTCACGATTAGTTTCTTTGGAGCTTCTTCCGATGAAGCCTTGTGATGACATTGATGTTACCATCTTTGGGTCGGGGATTGTCACAGATGATGACGGAAGTGGTTTTTGTCTTGATGCTGATAATCAATCTTCATCAGCTTCTTCTGAGGCTCAGGATGTGGGTGGAATCCCTATTTATTTGAGTGCAATAAAGGAATGGATGATTGAGATTGGAGCTTCCATGGTCTTCATATCTATCAGAACAGATATGGCCTGGTAAATGCATATTTTGTTATTTGAATTTAGCTGATATGTTTAATTGTTGGGATTCAGGGTTTTCATTGTCAAAAGTTTTACTTTGTAGGTTTGTATCCTTTTATTTGTCCTAACATCATGTTTCCTAGCCCAGTTCCGATAAGGATAGCATATCTAAATTCACGAATGGTTTCATTAATTGGAATTTTTTCTCCAGGAGAACCTTTTTGAACCTGGAATTCACTTTAATGTGGTTTCACATGCACAAACCAAAACTTATCTAGTTATATTTCTTAAGAAAATTCCTTGCTCCTTAATTTTGCATTTTTTTGGATGTTGTATTGTtctaatattgttaaacaaCTGAATCATATTGCCCTGCCATATAAAGCTCTTTGCAGTGTCTTTTTTGCAACTCTCCACATCTGCAATTTGTTATCGTAGTGCTTATGAGTTTCGTAACTTGTCTATTACAGGTATAGGCTTGGAAAGCCATCAAAACAATACGCTCCATGGTATGAAACAGTTATGAAAACTGCAAGGCTTACTGTTAGCATCATTACACTATTGAAGGAGCAGAGTCGTGTTGCACGTCTGTGCTTTGCTGAAATCATAAAAAGAGTGGCAGAATTTGGAAAGGATCATCCTGCTTTTATATCATCTAATCCAGGTATGGTAGAACGGTATGTGGTGGTCCATGGCCAGatattattgcaacagtttGTGGAGTATCCAGATAATGCCATCCGTAACTGTCCTTTTGTTACTGGACTTTATGATCAAATGGTTGCAAGGCATCACACAAAATGGACAGTGAAGAAAAAGGCGGTTACAAGGAAAGGCACAAACTTGAATCCAGTGGCTAAAATGGTCCCTATTGCAAAAAGGAAATTAATGCCAGCCACAACCACTAGATTGATCAACAGAATATGGGGAGAGTTCTATTCAAATTATTCACCGGAGGAGTCCAAGGAAGCCGTTGCTGAACTGAAAGAGGAAGAAGTTCTGgtagaggaggaagaagaactGGAAGAAAATCTCGAGGAGGAGCAAGAAGAGAGAGTCTCAGTTGAGAAAACAGACAAAACACCTAAAGCAAGTGGGAAGAGAAAGCTCAACTCTTCGTCTCAGGACATCAAATGGGAAGGAGAGCAAGTTCAGGAAACCTGTGGCAGTGAGGCCTTCTACCAACAAGCTAATGTGTTTGGAAATTCAGTTGTTGTTGGGGGTTGTGTCCTTGTTGAATCAGATGAATCAGTAGAGCTGCTTCCTATTTATTTT
This sequence is a window from Spinacia oleracea cultivar Varoflay chromosome 1, BTI_SOV_V1, whole genome shotgun sequence. Protein-coding genes within it:
- the LOC110783944 gene encoding DNA (cytosine-5)-methyltransferase 1B; translation: MGTKNNESVGDVALDDSKENEPSIKTSKGKQKKRDRNEPNGENALASRRMPKRVAACSDFKEKNLRLSDKDHLVDRKREPVVDNEIAAIGLTTGHDDPRPNRRLIDFIFHDEDGKAQPVEILEVTDLFITGVILPLEPSGDPSKDKGVRCEGFGRIETWDISGYEDGEPTIWISTEIGDYDCGKPAATYRKIYGLFYEKARACIEIYKKMSRPLGGNPDITLDELIASLVRSMSGSKNFPPGASIKEFIVSRGEFIYNQLIGLDITSNKKDQKFSDLPVLVTLRDECKKNMAYAQETVVPLSLATGGSLKIGDVEKKNEPEKLEAEEDEDAKLARLLQEEEEWKSMNQRKGRRQAASNKYYIKINEDEIAFDYPLPDYYKPNNEETDEFIIFDNDMDVTNPDELPRSMLHNWSLYNSDSRLVSLELLPMKPCDDIDVTIFGSGIVTDDDGSGFCLDADNQSSSASSEAQDVGGIPIYLSAIKEWMIEIGASMVFISIRTDMAWYRLGKPSKQYAPWYETVMKTARLTVSIITLLKEQSRVARLCFAEIIKRVAEFGKDHPAFISSNPGMVERYVVVHGQILLQQFVEYPDNAIRNCPFVTGLYDQMVARHHTKWTVKKKAVTRKGTNLNPVAKMVPIAKRKLMPATTTRLINRIWGEFYSNYSPEESKEAVAELKEEEVLVEEEEELEENLEEEQEERVSVEKTDKTPKASGKRKLNSSSQDIKWEGEQVQETCGSEAFYQQANVFGNSVVVGGCVLVESDESVELLPIYFVEYMFEKSGGKKMVHGRLMLRGSQTVLGNAANEREVFLTENCLDFELGNVKQSIQIEIRQVPWGYQHRKANAINDKIDQTNAEERKSKGLPLEYYCKSFYQPDKGAFICLPNSMGSGNGVCCACKTKDAEKEQKSLKVNSSKDCLVYEGAAYNIEDFFYVAPRYFAEDEKENEKFKSGRNVGLKPYVICQILEIQMPKASRKSDPESIKIKARRYFRPEDISTEKAYRSDIREVYFSEQTHLLAVAAVRGKCQVRKKHDLSSLNYPAVYDHVFFCEHLYDPDSGAIKQLPSNVRLNSMVDESILRRKKGKGVEGEDAETIKQKDESLKKRLSTLDIFAGCGGLSEGLEQSGVSQTKWAIEYEEPAGEAFKLNHPGASVFINNCNVILSAIMSACGDEDDCLSTPEASEEAKKLDVKEINDLPRPGQVDFINGGPPCQGFSGMNRFNKSAWSKVQCEMILAFLSFADYFRPKYFLLENVRNFVSFNKGQTFRLTLASLLEMGYQVRFGILEAGACGVSQSRKRAFIWAASPEETLPDWPEPMHVFAGPELKVNLDSNTQYAAVRSTATGAPFRSITVRDTIGDLPAVGNGASLATMEYKNEPVSWFQNMIRGNMVTLTDHISKEMNELNVIRCQRIPKRPGADWRELPDEKVKLSSGQMVDLVPWCLPNTAERHNQWKGLFGRLDWEGNFPTSITDPQPMGKVGMCFHPDQDRIVTVRECARSQGFPDSYKFAGNIQHRHRQIGNAVPPPLAFALGRKLKEAVERKC